A single genomic interval of Spirosoma linguale DSM 74 harbors:
- a CDS encoding Helix-turn-helix type 11 domain protein (PFAM: Helix-turn-helix type 11 domain protein; regulatory protein DeoR~KEGG: mmw:Mmwyl1_0941 helix-turn-helix type 11 domain-containing protein): MNRLDRLTAILIHLQTKRVIRAQELADRFGISLRTVYRDVRSLEEAGVPIGAEAGVGYFLTDYNLPPVMFTNAEASALLLGGKLIEKWTDQSVRTEFESALYKIKSVLKRPDQEHLDSLEAHINVAKPLYPTTEGEGSLNKIQHAIAQQHVLDLQYHSNYNNAETQRRVEPVGLYHYRMNWHLIAFCQIRQDYRDFRVDRIRQLTDTAERFSRREHLSLQEYLDRVGKQDLPIMEATIVFKKLATRFMHEQKYAYGFQHEEDLGDLVRIHFQTPYPEGLARWLIMYGNQAKVEQPNSLKVMIRTLVDELHTHYTT, translated from the coding sequence ATGAACCGTCTCGACCGCTTAACGGCTATCCTGATTCATCTGCAAACCAAGCGAGTTATTCGCGCCCAGGAATTGGCCGACCGGTTTGGTATCAGCCTTCGTACGGTTTACCGCGATGTCCGGTCACTGGAAGAAGCGGGCGTTCCCATAGGGGCTGAAGCAGGCGTTGGTTATTTTCTTACCGATTACAACCTGCCTCCGGTCATGTTTACAAATGCCGAAGCGAGTGCACTACTTTTAGGAGGCAAACTAATTGAAAAATGGACGGATCAATCCGTTAGGACAGAGTTCGAATCGGCGTTATATAAGATCAAATCCGTTTTAAAACGCCCAGATCAGGAACATCTTGATAGTCTGGAGGCCCATATCAACGTTGCGAAGCCTTTATACCCGACAACCGAAGGTGAAGGCTCACTCAATAAGATTCAGCATGCTATTGCGCAGCAGCATGTGCTGGACCTTCAATACCATTCGAATTATAACAACGCCGAAACCCAGCGCCGGGTTGAGCCCGTGGGGCTGTATCATTACCGCATGAACTGGCACTTGATTGCATTTTGTCAAATTCGGCAGGATTACCGGGACTTTCGCGTGGATCGCATTCGCCAACTTACCGATACAGCCGAACGTTTTTCGCGACGGGAGCATCTATCGTTGCAGGAATACCTCGACCGTGTTGGCAAGCAAGATTTGCCCATCATGGAAGCTACGATTGTTTTTAAGAAACTGGCTACCCGGTTTATGCACGAGCAAAAGTATGCCTATGGTTTTCAGCACGAAGAAGATCTTGGAGACCTTGTCCGTATACACTTTCAAACACCCTATCCTGAAGGATTGGCCCGCTGGCTAATCATGTATGGCAATCAAGCCAAGGTTGAACAACCCAACTCGCTGAAAGTTATGATTCGAACACTAGTAGATGAATTACATACTCACTATACTACGTAA
- a CDS encoding two component transcriptional regulator, winged helix family (PFAM: response regulator receiver; transcriptional regulator domain protein~SMART: response regulator receiver~KEGG: mno:Mnod_5481 two component transcriptional regulator, winged helix family) yields MKILLIQSDADYLDVLHRTLSERQYTLELASDGYSGLAMGLHARFDMIVLDTHLPRMNGLDVIRRLRQENDSTPVLLLSRFGESADKARGLYAGADDYLVRPCDSDELLARIYALHRRRTGGFNAPSILTVDNLELNIAEKVAYRANQRIRLTAREFQLLEFLIKNAGRVVTKAQILEKVWDNPTVSSTNKVEVYINFLRKKIDRDFDHKLIHTAMGVGYLLRSGS; encoded by the coding sequence ATGAAAATTCTTCTTATTCAAAGTGATGCAGATTACCTCGATGTCCTCCACCGAACACTATCCGAACGACAGTATACCCTCGAACTGGCAAGCGATGGATACAGTGGCCTGGCAATGGGGCTGCACGCCCGTTTTGACATGATTGTGCTCGATACGCACCTGCCCCGAATGAATGGTCTTGATGTGATCAGGAGGCTTAGGCAGGAAAATGATTCAACCCCAGTTTTATTATTGTCTCGTTTCGGAGAGTCTGCCGATAAAGCCAGAGGCCTTTATGCGGGTGCCGACGATTACCTTGTCCGGCCATGCGACTCCGACGAATTACTGGCCCGCATTTATGCCCTGCATCGCCGACGAACGGGGGGCTTCAACGCACCTTCTATACTTACCGTCGATAACCTTGAGCTTAACATAGCGGAAAAAGTTGCCTATCGGGCCAATCAGCGCATTCGGTTGACGGCCCGGGAGTTTCAGTTACTCGAATTTCTAATCAAAAATGCGGGGCGCGTTGTTACCAAAGCGCAGATACTCGAAAAAGTGTGGGATAACCCAACCGTTAGCAGTACCAATAAAGTAGAAGTATACATCAATTTTCTGCGCAAGAAAATTGACCGCGACTTCGATCATAAATTGATTCACACGGCTATGGGCGTTGGCTACTTACTCCGCTCAGGATCTTAA
- a CDS encoding Beta-N-acetylhexosaminidase (PFAM: Glycoside hydrolase, family 20, catalytic core; glycoside hydrolase family 20 domain protein; Beta-N- acetylhexosaminidase-like~KEGG: hch:HCH_04791 N-acetyl-beta-hexosaminidase), protein MRTRSLSLLILCVSLLFSCSKSPDADKSESAIADEAPKRLKVSLELVDNNYQNQARSRSVLTLTNTGDEDLPATGWKLFFNGGTPAPFDSAVANVTLFNGDLHYISPGPTFKALPPGQSTRLEVLAGKIRNKTDFPGGFYLVLDKDPEQAFPVEVAINSGKIFEKSDRSLAETLFTENQKIQAIPEDQLPTVFPTPVSYQKQGTPFVLTDQVVIAAEKEFKPEAEFLATALTPILGTKLVLQEQGSGKAIFLQQKAGLGAEAYELTVNQDGIRLAATTRAGMFYGIQSLQTLIPAPALSGKTGPVTIPGVVVADAPRFAYRALMVDIARNFQPKAEILKVLDVMALYKLNTFHFHFSEDEGWRVEMPSLPELTEVGAKRAHTTDERKNLIPSYGSGPSTSNTSGTGFYSKADFVEILKYARDRHIDVIPEIESPGHARAAIKAMDARYEKLLKAGNKAEAERYLLRDVADKSVYRSVQGWNDNVINVSLPSTYTFMERVVDDLRAMYKEADAPLKTIHFGGDEVPEGVWQKSPAVQKLMAGNSAVKTTDDLWYYYFGKINQIVKSRGLFLSGWEEIGLKKVTQNGKVTWVPNKAFSSENFRVNVWKNSPGSGAEDLAYRMANAGYKVILTGVTHMYLDLAYNPSSEEPGQYWGGYVDIDKPFSFIPYNYLRNLKDDFTRKRIAPSLIKSREAITEAGKANLVGIEAPLWSETNRTPQQFEYKLLPKLLAVAERAWAKDPAWAREKDDAKSDQLYNQAWSEFVHVVGKREFPRLDVFAGGYQYRIPAVGAKVSNGKVAANVQFPGLIIRYTTDGTEPTAKSAVYREPVAQTGTVKFKAFTAAGRAGQTVTITK, encoded by the coding sequence ATGAGAACGCGTTCCCTCTCTCTCCTGATTTTATGTGTATCCCTGCTTTTCAGTTGCTCGAAGTCTCCTGATGCAGATAAATCGGAGTCGGCGATTGCTGATGAAGCACCCAAACGGTTGAAAGTTTCGCTGGAGCTTGTTGATAATAATTACCAAAACCAGGCTCGTTCACGATCAGTACTGACTCTTACAAACACGGGTGATGAAGACCTCCCGGCTACCGGCTGGAAGTTGTTTTTTAATGGGGGAACGCCCGCCCCTTTCGATTCTGCGGTGGCGAATGTAACCCTGTTCAATGGCGATTTACATTACATAAGCCCCGGCCCTACTTTCAAAGCACTCCCTCCCGGACAATCAACCAGACTGGAGGTTTTAGCAGGAAAGATTCGTAACAAGACTGACTTCCCGGGTGGGTTCTACCTCGTTCTGGACAAAGACCCGGAGCAGGCCTTTCCGGTCGAAGTAGCCATCAATTCCGGTAAAATCTTCGAGAAATCGGATCGTAGCCTGGCCGAGACGCTATTCACAGAAAACCAGAAAATACAGGCCATTCCAGAGGATCAGTTACCAACTGTGTTTCCAACGCCCGTTTCGTATCAGAAGCAGGGAACACCTTTTGTTCTGACCGATCAGGTGGTCATTGCCGCCGAAAAAGAATTCAAACCCGAAGCCGAGTTTCTGGCAACTGCTTTAACGCCGATTTTAGGCACTAAGCTAGTTCTTCAGGAGCAGGGTTCCGGAAAAGCCATCTTCCTTCAGCAGAAAGCCGGGCTCGGTGCCGAAGCGTATGAATTAACGGTTAATCAGGACGGCATTCGTCTGGCAGCAACTACGCGGGCAGGTATGTTTTACGGCATTCAGTCACTACAAACGCTGATACCAGCGCCCGCTCTCAGCGGCAAAACAGGGCCTGTTACCATTCCGGGGGTTGTAGTAGCCGATGCACCCCGCTTTGCCTACCGAGCTTTGATGGTAGACATAGCCCGAAATTTCCAGCCTAAAGCCGAGATTCTTAAAGTACTGGACGTCATGGCTCTGTACAAACTGAACACCTTTCATTTCCACTTCAGTGAAGACGAAGGTTGGCGGGTTGAAATGCCTTCTCTGCCCGAACTGACCGAGGTTGGGGCCAAACGGGCGCACACAACCGACGAGCGGAAGAACCTGATCCCCTCCTATGGCTCCGGCCCGTCGACCAGCAACACATCAGGAACCGGTTTCTATAGTAAAGCCGACTTCGTAGAAATTCTGAAATACGCCCGTGACCGGCATATTGACGTGATTCCGGAAATAGAATCGCCGGGACACGCACGAGCTGCCATAAAAGCGATGGATGCCCGCTATGAAAAACTACTGAAAGCAGGAAACAAGGCCGAAGCCGAGCGTTACTTATTGCGAGATGTGGCCGATAAATCGGTCTATCGGTCGGTACAGGGCTGGAATGACAACGTTATCAATGTTTCGTTACCGTCAACGTATACGTTTATGGAACGGGTAGTCGACGATTTGCGGGCTATGTATAAAGAAGCAGATGCTCCATTGAAAACCATCCATTTTGGTGGCGATGAAGTTCCGGAAGGCGTCTGGCAGAAATCGCCTGCTGTACAGAAGCTAATGGCGGGCAATTCGGCCGTAAAAACGACCGACGATTTATGGTATTACTATTTCGGAAAAATCAACCAGATAGTAAAAAGCCGTGGTCTGTTTTTGTCGGGCTGGGAAGAAATTGGTTTGAAAAAGGTTACTCAAAATGGCAAAGTCACCTGGGTTCCGAACAAAGCGTTTTCCTCTGAAAACTTCCGGGTCAATGTCTGGAAAAACAGTCCGGGTTCCGGGGCGGAAGACCTTGCCTATCGAATGGCCAACGCCGGTTATAAAGTCATTCTGACCGGCGTGACCCACATGTATCTGGACCTTGCCTACAACCCTTCATCCGAAGAGCCAGGCCAGTACTGGGGCGGATATGTCGATATAGACAAGCCCTTTTCTTTTATTCCATACAATTACCTGAGAAATCTCAAAGATGATTTCACCCGGAAACGGATTGCTCCATCTCTAATCAAAAGCAGGGAAGCTATCACCGAAGCCGGGAAGGCAAATCTGGTCGGTATTGAGGCTCCCCTCTGGTCAGAAACAAACCGAACGCCCCAGCAATTCGAATACAAACTTCTGCCAAAATTGCTCGCCGTTGCCGAACGGGCCTGGGCCAAAGATCCTGCCTGGGCACGTGAAAAAGACGATGCCAAAAGCGATCAGCTCTACAACCAGGCCTGGTCTGAATTCGTACATGTTGTCGGGAAACGGGAGTTTCCGCGCCTGGACGTTTTTGCCGGTGGGTATCAATACCGGATTCCTGCCGTGGGCGCTAAAGTCAGTAATGGAAAAGTAGCCGCTAACGTCCAGTTTCCGGGGCTGATTATTCGCTATACTACCGATGGAACGGAGCCTACCGCCAAAAGTGCGGTTTACAGGGAACCCGTTGCCCAAACCGGCACCGTTAAATTTAAAGCCTTCACAGCCGCTGGCCGCGCTGGGCAAACGGTGACAATAACTAAGTAA
- a CDS encoding RNA polymerase, sigma-24 subunit, ECF subfamily (TIGRFAM: RNA polymerase sigma factor, sigma-70 family~PFAM: sigma-70 region 2 domain protein; Sigma-70 region 4 type 2; sigma-70 region 4 domain protein~KEGG: mxa:MXAN_6759 RNA polymerase sigma-E factor): MNTTLSDEDMIRHYLPHEPNSCFEVLYKRYEAKVYRHCLSMIKDADQAQDFTHDIFLKVFVKLNAFQERSSFSTWLYTIVSNHCLDQIRIAKRLSLSSIDDDSQLSVPDSNLAHIQEDKLQLLRVAMNSLAVKEQTLLRLKYEQGLSIDDIAKLYAITSSAVKMRLKRSREKVQLMYAKQNKL; encoded by the coding sequence ATGAATACGACTTTATCTGACGAAGACATGATTCGTCACTATCTGCCCCATGAGCCAAATAGTTGTTTCGAAGTATTGTACAAGCGTTACGAGGCCAAAGTATATCGACATTGTTTGTCAATGATAAAAGATGCCGATCAGGCTCAGGACTTTACGCACGACATATTTTTGAAAGTTTTTGTTAAACTCAATGCTTTTCAGGAACGCTCTAGTTTTTCAACCTGGTTATATACAATTGTAAGTAATCATTGCCTGGATCAGATTAGAATAGCCAAACGTTTAAGCTTAAGCTCAATTGATGATGATTCGCAGCTAAGTGTACCCGACTCAAATTTGGCGCATATTCAGGAAGATAAACTTCAGCTTTTAAGGGTGGCTATGAATTCACTAGCTGTTAAAGAACAAACATTACTTCGATTAAAATACGAACAGGGGCTAAGTATTGATGATATTGCCAAATTGTACGCTATCACATCAAGCGCCGTTAAAATGCGTCTTAAACGTAGCCGGGAAAAAGTACAGTTGATGTATGCTAAACAAAATAAACTTTAA
- a CDS encoding protein serine/threonine phosphatase (KEGG: mxa:MXAN_2044 protein phosphatase 1~PFAM: Protein phosphatase 2C-like; Stage II sporulation E family protein~SMART: protein phosphatase 2C domain protein): MNDLLIAGLTDVGQRRKDNQDTFICTPLWSESNALLAVIDGVGGYAGGDRAAAIAREAIERYMATPNGDPLSMLREAVVFANNQINEQRQQDLKLGQMCCVLTAALADISTNKLYYAHVGDTRLYRYRRGELTKLTHDHSLVGVREDANELTEAEAMAHPRRNEILREVGMATHRVDDPDFLESGETTFLPGDQLLLCSDGLTDMITQAQIKAILNQNVSLDKQLSELIRVANQQGGNDNITVVLARNNTAANEPAVTEASAAIPPARAHKPTVSPVAEPVKPEPVKQSSTGRWLAMIIVLLCLAGGIYWYQSWPSKTTFIPSDSLNTAESTADTVDLTVPATPKIDSLVQAAYRSTDHRLVLTDDTLRINQPLLLTDSLLAVLGSNRLTVLMPADTANARVAMRVNRHGAVDLGNLVISGFDTGIETDGNAILQLKNVYFKQVGIPVRAAIRQDTCLNTTVTVSVQKQSAPVPAPTKPLRP, from the coding sequence ATGAATGACTTACTAATCGCCGGCTTAACGGATGTTGGCCAACGCAGAAAGGACAATCAAGACACCTTTATCTGCACACCACTCTGGTCGGAGTCGAACGCACTACTGGCAGTAATTGATGGTGTGGGCGGTTATGCCGGGGGCGACCGGGCTGCCGCTATTGCCCGGGAAGCCATTGAACGCTACATGGCAACACCCAATGGCGACCCCTTGTCTATGCTGCGCGAAGCGGTTGTATTTGCTAATAACCAAATCAACGAACAACGCCAGCAAGACCTTAAGCTGGGACAGATGTGCTGCGTATTAACAGCCGCTCTGGCCGATATCAGTACCAATAAGCTGTACTACGCTCACGTGGGCGATACGCGGCTGTATCGCTACCGGCGGGGTGAGCTGACCAAACTCACGCATGACCACTCCCTGGTAGGTGTTCGGGAAGACGCCAATGAATTGACCGAAGCCGAAGCGATGGCTCACCCCCGCCGTAACGAAATTCTGCGCGAAGTGGGTATGGCTACGCACCGGGTCGATGATCCTGATTTTCTGGAATCGGGGGAGACAACGTTTCTGCCGGGCGATCAACTGCTATTGTGCAGCGACGGCCTGACGGATATGATTACGCAGGCTCAGATAAAAGCGATCCTGAATCAAAACGTTTCGTTAGACAAGCAACTATCCGAACTAATCCGGGTGGCCAATCAGCAGGGCGGCAACGATAACATTACCGTTGTACTGGCCCGCAACAACACAGCAGCGAACGAACCTGCCGTTACCGAAGCGAGTGCTGCCATTCCCCCGGCCAGAGCCCATAAACCGACGGTATCTCCGGTTGCGGAACCCGTAAAGCCAGAGCCGGTTAAGCAGTCGTCGACAGGTCGGTGGCTTGCTATGATCATTGTCCTTCTGTGTTTGGCGGGTGGTATTTACTGGTATCAATCCTGGCCATCGAAAACCACCTTCATCCCCTCCGATAGCCTGAACACAGCCGAATCAACGGCCGATACGGTTGACTTGACCGTACCAGCCACCCCTAAAATCGACTCCCTGGTGCAGGCGGCCTATCGAAGCACCGACCATCGGCTGGTACTGACCGATGATACCCTTCGCATCAACCAGCCGCTCCTGCTCACCGATTCGTTGCTGGCTGTGTTGGGAAGCAACCGGCTGACCGTTCTCATGCCTGCCGATACGGCCAACGCCAGGGTAGCCATGCGCGTGAACCGGCACGGTGCCGTCGACCTGGGCAATCTGGTTATCAGCGGTTTCGATACGGGAATTGAAACCGATGGCAACGCGATCCTTCAACTAAAAAACGTATATTTCAAGCAAGTCGGTATTCCCGTTCGGGCGGCTATCAGGCAGGACACCTGCCTGAACACCACCGTTACAGTTTCTGTACAGAAGCAATCGGCTCCCGTTCCGGCTCCGACTAAACCCCTGCGTCCCTGA
- a CDS encoding outer membrane efflux protein (PFAM: outer membrane efflux protein~KEGG: gsu:GSU0828 metal ion efflux outer membrane protein family protein, putative) yields the protein MNRLRLTTCSAFALIAFWLCTLSPLLAQTPVASTLPDTIRQSLPQLEQQFLERNFQLIAQRYQIDIAVAAITQAGLRPNPNLWFQGNLFNPNTGKVLPYGPPSQADKNAGIYNSGYYAVQIQQVILLAGKRSKLVALAESNKSLSRLAFQDVMRTLHYQLYTTYANLYYDLQVLRLFDDELARQQRLLESYRIVLRTGGVPAYEVTRLEVAIRDLQANSANYRTQIADEQATLRVLLRQPAGTFILPTELPPLKTTLPALATALDSALTNRPDIGLSQEQINNAERSLALEKARRTPDLTTGLLFEKYGNAYNNFTGFQLAMDLPVRNRNQGAIRSAETTLKSVTGGLENQQTIVQSDVLNAYDKLKTYYEQLNTQPEGYLDRIRNISVEATKAYNARTIGLLDYLDKIRTYQQAQLNNINLLNNLYNTQQLVNYTTSTRFF from the coding sequence ATGAATCGGTTACGCTTAACTACATGTTCCGCTTTTGCACTCATCGCCTTTTGGCTGTGCACATTGTCTCCTTTGCTGGCGCAAACACCGGTAGCCAGTACTTTGCCGGATACCATTCGGCAAAGTCTCCCTCAACTCGAGCAGCAGTTTCTGGAGCGAAATTTCCAGCTTATTGCCCAGCGTTATCAAATTGATATTGCCGTTGCCGCCATTACACAGGCAGGGTTGCGGCCTAATCCAAATTTATGGTTTCAGGGTAATCTCTTTAACCCGAACACGGGGAAGGTGTTACCGTATGGGCCGCCAAGCCAGGCCGATAAAAATGCCGGCATCTATAATAGCGGCTATTATGCCGTTCAGATACAGCAGGTTATCTTGCTGGCGGGTAAGCGCAGTAAGCTGGTTGCCCTGGCTGAAAGTAACAAGTCTTTGTCCCGGCTGGCATTTCAGGATGTCATGCGGACACTCCACTACCAGCTATACACCACGTACGCCAACTTATATTATGACTTGCAGGTTCTGCGTCTGTTTGACGATGAACTGGCTCGTCAGCAGCGGCTACTTGAATCATATCGGATTGTTCTTCGAACCGGAGGTGTGCCAGCGTATGAAGTGACCCGACTGGAAGTGGCTATCCGTGACTTGCAGGCCAACAGTGCTAATTACCGCACACAAATTGCTGATGAGCAGGCTACGCTGCGGGTTTTGTTGCGTCAGCCTGCCGGTACGTTCATTCTGCCAACCGAACTGCCTCCCTTAAAGACCACGCTCCCTGCTCTGGCAACGGCGCTCGACTCTGCTCTGACGAATCGACCCGACATTGGCCTGTCGCAGGAGCAGATCAATAATGCCGAGCGAAGCCTTGCGCTCGAAAAAGCCCGCCGTACGCCAGACCTGACGACTGGACTGTTATTTGAAAAGTATGGGAATGCCTATAATAACTTTACCGGCTTCCAGCTAGCTATGGATTTGCCGGTTCGTAACCGCAATCAGGGGGCTATCCGATCGGCGGAGACGACCCTGAAAAGCGTGACGGGTGGATTGGAAAATCAGCAAACGATTGTTCAAAGCGATGTGCTGAATGCCTATGATAAGCTGAAAACCTATTATGAGCAACTCAATACCCAGCCTGAAGGGTATCTGGACCGAATCCGAAATATTTCGGTAGAAGCTACGAAAGCCTACAATGCACGAACCATTGGTTTGCTGGATTATCTGGACAAAATCAGGACGTATCAGCAGGCGCAATTGAACAATATTAACCTTCTTAATAACTTGTACAATACCCAGCAGTTGGTTAATTACACCACCAGTACGCGCTTCTTTTAG
- a CDS encoding acetyltransferase-like protein (KEGG: xcv:XCV1510 hypothetical protein): MADKRMNNMKDLRIKNNTHRHQFELETDGKLSIVAYQQVDDETMALTHTEVDPALEGHGVGSQLVDEVLQYIEENKLKIVPLCPFVDVYIKRHPAWSRVVSTAYNTSDF; encoded by the coding sequence ATGGCAGATAAACGTATGAATAATATGAAGGATCTCCGTATCAAGAATAACACGCACCGTCATCAGTTTGAACTGGAAACAGATGGTAAACTGTCTATCGTTGCGTATCAGCAGGTAGACGACGAAACAATGGCATTAACACACACGGAGGTCGATCCTGCTTTAGAAGGGCATGGCGTTGGCTCCCAACTGGTTGATGAAGTGTTGCAGTATATCGAAGAGAATAAGCTTAAAATCGTACCGCTCTGTCCGTTTGTTGATGTGTATATAAAACGTCATCCCGCGTGGAGCCGGGTTGTTTCGACTGCTTATAACACCAGCGATTTCTGA
- a CDS encoding two component transcriptional regulator, LytTR family (PFAM: LytTr DNA-binding region~SMART: response regulator receiver~KEGG: pcr:Pcryo_0765 LytR/AlgR family transcriptional regulator), translating into MDSYRTPSILVVEDNLIDASWLNQVLVNMGFTSPYLTHNIDSAASVIRDQRPQIMICDLFFDGRPDGLTLLNQFSTLSKQFIVTTNSYENKLYEQTRALGVGGHLIKPFHPLTLRSVVDNILSPIPSQASLQPSSHLFIRGAQNKQIRVDLSEILFLYSERNYTFIKTVQGRFTIKRSLSKMQEDLDKRFLRIHNSYIVNTDFLKAISTNTVLIDKDIIPLGRAYRKNLVPLLTPNREEKST; encoded by the coding sequence ATGGATAGCTATAGAACTCCCTCTATTCTTGTTGTTGAAGACAATTTAATTGATGCGTCCTGGTTGAACCAAGTGCTGGTGAACATGGGCTTTACGTCACCTTATTTGACGCACAATATAGATTCCGCAGCGAGTGTAATTAGAGATCAACGTCCACAGATAATGATTTGTGATCTTTTTTTTGATGGTAGGCCGGATGGATTAACCTTGCTTAATCAATTCTCAACATTAAGTAAGCAATTCATAGTGACAACAAATTCCTATGAAAATAAGCTGTATGAACAAACACGGGCACTTGGCGTAGGAGGACACCTGATTAAGCCATTTCACCCGCTTACGCTCCGTTCTGTAGTAGATAATATTCTCAGCCCTATACCCTCCCAAGCTTCTCTCCAGCCCAGTTCGCACTTATTTATCCGCGGTGCTCAGAATAAACAGATACGGGTTGATTTAAGCGAAATTTTGTTCCTCTACTCCGAGCGAAATTACACTTTCATCAAAACCGTTCAGGGGCGTTTCACCATCAAACGCTCGCTGAGTAAAATGCAGGAAGACTTAGACAAACGATTTCTAAGAATTCACAACAGCTATATCGTAAATACAGATTTCCTTAAAGCTATCTCAACCAATACCGTATTGATCGATAAAGATATTATACCACTAGGAAGAGCTTATCGTAAGAACCTAGTACCCTTATTGACGCCTAATCGGGAAGAGAAATCTACCTAA
- a CDS encoding response regulator receiver protein (PFAM: response regulator receiver~SMART: response regulator receiver~KEGG: mrd:Mrad2831_4269 response regulator receiver protein): MSHPFPILLVDDDPLIADVLQRASLSNFPEATFIHVSSFEEAKTYIEGLQGKGPKIVLLDIDLQDKVDGLDFLALLRAHPKGRVLPVVMLSANKTPTLVERAYSFGASSFTIKPFSYADWKMYLSNLRTYWYETVTLLDIRHYKEDAAE; the protein is encoded by the coding sequence ATGTCTCATCCATTTCCGATCCTTTTAGTAGACGATGATCCCTTAATTGCCGATGTACTCCAGCGAGCTTCACTAAGTAACTTTCCAGAAGCAACCTTTATACATGTCAGCAGTTTTGAGGAAGCGAAAACGTATATTGAAGGACTACAGGGTAAAGGGCCCAAAATAGTATTGCTCGATATCGACCTTCAGGATAAAGTCGATGGATTAGATTTTTTGGCATTACTACGTGCCCACCCAAAAGGAAGAGTACTACCGGTAGTAATGCTTTCGGCAAACAAAACGCCCACGCTGGTAGAGCGTGCTTACTCCTTTGGCGCTTCTTCATTTACGATAAAGCCGTTCAGCTACGCAGACTGGAAAATGTACCTCAGTAACTTAAGAACCTACTGGTACGAAACAGTAACCCTGTTAGACATACGGCACTACAAAGAAGACGCAGCCGAATAA